One window of Alkaliphilus metalliredigens QYMF genomic DNA carries:
- a CDS encoding DEAD/DEAH box helicase gives MLRINRELLEDIVSHPNAYYNGVEYHKKNRVVDLKFRRDKKHFIAKVKGSNHYDIEVNFNQQGEMGEATCTCPAYDRFWGYCKHIVAVLLSIKEIDERGGLYKKNGNQQIDSILEYFHNQQLNERISVKLQIYYEVERHSMDETVESYLTLKVGEERMYVVRNIKEFIENVYNVKPQYFGKQFTFEPEIHGFGEGDQRVLDLIYEIHENETLSDSSFLGKSGNTLFDGKRVQLGDQALKRFLNLIREEKLQTEDRVKVCILDREPQNILVYEGDLPVDFQLEKQGEETILKLNYQGDVIRLVADGEYFLTHHGICRVTEQQRSGFMPFYRTMVVNQTNKLVIPKEKEEQFISEIYPIMKAVGKVEISPELSKTIYSPPLKAEVYFDQVDQLVKAEIRWVYGNMTLRPFEESKKEAGQILLRDIKKEEEIIGFFERNQFKIKNKQIYLEEEAAIFQLIYKELDKLQKISEVYYSETFKGMELKSAASFRGGIQLNREEDLLEFQFDIDGIEDHELTDLMESLRKKKKYYRLKDGSFIPLEEERLIAIDELMKQLDLSGENIHGKVIEIPKFKGIFVDEFLKQRDLGFVKKNKAYRQFIEDIKEFEEVEYDEPQELKEILRNYQRLGFRWLKSLTRYGLGGILADDMGLGKTLQILTYLVDEKEKRGQGTALIVSPTSLVYNWIAEVEKFTPELRIKAIVGSKNEREEIMKEIDEYDIIITSYPLIRRDAELYETRSFRCCILDEAQHIKNPVSQNAKAVKAIRATHRFALTGTPIENSLTELWSIFDFVMPGYLLSHHKFKGRFEKPIVKDRDSEALASLGKLIRPFVLRRMKRDVLQELPEKIESKMVAELTEDQKKLYLAYLKQIKGQIQEEIEQNGFERSQMKILAGLTRLRQICCHPSLFVENYEGGSGKLDLLEEVVAASLEAGHRILLFSQFTSMLKMIREKLDQQGIEYAYLDGSTPMEARGEIVKEFNEGKGSIFLISLKAGGTGLNLTGADTVIHFDPWWNPAVEDQATDRAYRIGQKNKVHVMKFIAQGTIEEKIFKLQERKKEMINAVIQPGETFLAKMNSQELMELLK, from the coding sequence ATGTTACGAATTAATCGAGAGCTATTGGAGGACATCGTGAGTCACCCAAATGCCTATTATAATGGTGTGGAATATCATAAAAAAAATAGAGTGGTAGACTTAAAGTTCCGTAGAGACAAGAAACACTTTATTGCAAAGGTAAAGGGAAGTAACCACTATGATATAGAAGTGAACTTCAATCAACAGGGAGAGATGGGTGAGGCCACCTGTACCTGTCCAGCCTATGATCGTTTTTGGGGTTATTGTAAGCATATTGTGGCAGTGCTTTTATCAATTAAAGAAATAGATGAAAGGGGAGGACTGTACAAGAAAAATGGTAATCAGCAAATTGATAGTATTTTAGAGTACTTTCATAACCAACAATTAAATGAGCGTATCTCTGTCAAGCTGCAAATTTACTATGAGGTGGAAAGACACTCAATGGATGAGACTGTAGAGTCCTATCTTACCTTAAAGGTTGGAGAAGAACGGATGTATGTGGTTAGAAATATAAAAGAGTTTATTGAGAACGTCTATAATGTGAAGCCCCAATACTTTGGGAAACAATTTACATTCGAGCCAGAAATTCATGGATTCGGAGAAGGGGATCAAAGGGTATTGGATTTAATCTATGAAATCCATGAAAATGAAACATTATCGGACAGCTCTTTTTTAGGAAAGTCGGGGAACACACTATTTGATGGAAAAAGAGTCCAGTTAGGAGATCAAGCATTAAAGCGTTTTTTAAATCTCATAAGAGAAGAAAAATTACAAACTGAGGATAGGGTGAAGGTCTGTATTTTAGATAGGGAACCTCAAAATATATTGGTTTATGAAGGGGATCTTCCTGTTGATTTTCAATTAGAGAAGCAAGGAGAAGAGACCATTTTAAAGCTGAATTACCAGGGAGATGTCATCCGTCTAGTAGCCGATGGGGAGTACTTTCTAACACATCACGGGATTTGTAGAGTGACAGAGCAGCAAAGAAGTGGATTTATGCCATTTTACCGCACTATGGTTGTCAACCAAACCAATAAATTGGTGATTCCTAAGGAGAAGGAAGAGCAATTTATTTCGGAAATTTATCCAATTATGAAAGCAGTGGGAAAGGTTGAAATTAGCCCAGAGCTTTCAAAAACCATTTATTCTCCTCCTTTAAAAGCAGAGGTGTATTTTGATCAGGTTGATCAACTGGTGAAGGCAGAAATTCGTTGGGTCTATGGAAACATGACATTACGTCCCTTTGAAGAGAGCAAAAAAGAAGCAGGACAGATTTTACTGCGGGATATCAAAAAAGAAGAAGAAATCATCGGATTTTTTGAACGAAATCAATTCAAGATTAAAAACAAACAGATCTATTTAGAAGAAGAGGCTGCAATCTTTCAGCTTATTTATAAGGAACTAGACAAGCTACAAAAAATTAGTGAGGTTTATTACTCTGAGACCTTTAAAGGGATGGAGTTAAAAAGTGCGGCTAGTTTTCGCGGAGGGATTCAACTGAATCGAGAAGAGGATCTGTTGGAATTTCAATTTGATATAGATGGCATTGAGGATCATGAATTAACAGATCTAATGGAGTCACTAAGAAAGAAGAAAAAATACTATCGATTGAAGGATGGATCCTTTATTCCATTAGAAGAAGAGCGTCTCATCGCAATAGATGAATTGATGAAGCAATTGGATTTATCTGGGGAAAATATTCACGGAAAAGTGATTGAAATACCTAAATTCAAGGGAATATTTGTAGACGAGTTTTTAAAACAACGGGATCTCGGTTTTGTTAAGAAAAATAAAGCCTATAGACAATTCATTGAAGATATTAAGGAATTTGAAGAGGTGGAATATGATGAACCCCAAGAATTAAAGGAGATCCTTCGGAATTATCAAAGATTAGGCTTTCGATGGTTAAAATCTCTGACTCGGTATGGGTTAGGGGGGATTTTAGCCGATGACATGGGACTGGGAAAAACATTGCAGATACTTACTTATTTGGTGGATGAAAAAGAGAAAAGAGGGCAAGGAACTGCTCTGATTGTGTCGCCAACCTCTTTGGTTTATAATTGGATCGCAGAGGTGGAAAAATTCACCCCGGAACTTCGGATCAAGGCGATCGTCGGAAGCAAGAACGAGCGAGAAGAGATCATGAAAGAAATTGATGAATATGACATTATCATCACTTCATACCCCTTAATTAGAAGAGATGCTGAACTTTATGAAACCCGTTCTTTTAGGTGTTGTATTTTAGATGAGGCCCAGCATATTAAAAATCCAGTTTCTCAAAATGCAAAGGCTGTTAAAGCCATCAGGGCAACCCACCGCTTTGCATTGACAGGCACACCCATTGAAAATTCTCTTACGGAGTTATGGTCAATTTTTGACTTCGTCATGCCAGGATATTTATTGTCTCATCATAAGTTCAAAGGACGTTTTGAAAAACCTATTGTGAAGGATAGGGATAGTGAGGCATTGGCAAGTCTAGGGAAACTCATTCGTCCCTTTGTATTGAGAAGAATGAAACGAGATGTATTACAAGAGCTTCCTGAAAAAATAGAAAGTAAAATGGTGGCAGAGTTAACGGAAGATCAAAAGAAGTTATACCTAGCTTATTTAAAGCAAATTAAAGGACAAATACAAGAAGAGATTGAACAAAATGGCTTTGAAAGAAGTCAGATGAAGATATTAGCAGGATTGACACGCTTGAGACAGATTTGCTGTCATCCTTCCTTATTTGTTGAAAACTATGAGGGAGGTAGTGGAAAGTTAGACCTACTAGAGGAAGTAGTGGCAGCGAGTTTAGAGGCTGGACATCGCATTCTATTATTTTCTCAATTTACCAGCATGTTGAAAATGATTAGAGAGAAGCTAGATCAACAGGGAATAGAATATGCTTACTTAGATGGCAGCACACCCATGGAAGCCAGAGGTGAAATTGTAAAGGAATTTAATGAAGGTAAAGGAAGCATCTTTCTGATCTCCCTAAAAGCCGGCGGGACGGGCCTGAATTTAACCGGTGCAGATACAGTGATTCACTTTGATCCATGGTGGAATCCTGCGGTAGAAGATCAAGCAACGGATCGGGCTTATCGCATTGGGCAAAAAAATAAAGTCCATGTGATGAAGTTCATTGCCCAAGGAACCATTGAAGAAAAAATCTTCAAGCTTCAAGAGCGGAAAAAAGAAATGATTAATGCAGTGATTCAACCTGGAGAAACATTCCTTGCAAAAATGAACTCACAGGAATTGATGGAACTATTGAAGTGA
- a CDS encoding type II toxin-antitoxin system prevent-host-death family antitoxin, with translation MMNIKPSAAIRKNYNEISELCKRSGEPVYLTKNGEGDLVVMDIEAFARRESMLLLRENLIASEEGRLSGKKGYSIDEVSNMMKDAVKEVLDGQ, from the coding sequence ATGATGAATATCAAACCCTCTGCGGCAATTCGAAAAAACTACAATGAGATTTCTGAGTTGTGCAAACGGTCGGGAGAACCAGTATATCTGACTAAAAACGGAGAAGGAGATCTGGTGGTAATGGATATTGAAGCCTTTGCCAGACGAGAAAGCATGCTGCTCCTTAGAGAAAATTTGATTGCTTCGGAGGAAGGCAGGTTGAGTGGCAAAAAAGGCTATTCCATTGACGAAGTGTCCAATATGATGAAGGACGCTGTCAAGGAGGTATTGGATGGACAATGA
- a CDS encoding type II toxin-antitoxin system RelE/ParE family toxin, which produces MDNEGKLYKVIISDEAAQMLVSHSRFLTQVSETAALQLIAEFNKKAKSLERFPERNPWLFDLLVPSGKYRRLLMAKRYLLVYQVKESTVYVDAVVDCRQDYGWLL; this is translated from the coding sequence ATGGACAATGAAGGTAAGTTATATAAAGTGATTATCTCCGATGAGGCGGCTCAGATGCTGGTATCTCATTCTCGCTTTCTTACACAGGTCAGTGAAACAGCAGCCCTGCAACTCATTGCCGAGTTTAATAAAAAAGCAAAGTCCCTGGAGAGATTTCCAGAGCGAAACCCATGGCTTTTCGACCTACTGGTACCATCAGGCAAATACCGCAGGCTCTTGATGGCGAAGCGATATCTGCTGGTTTATCAGGTGAAGGAGAGCACCGTATATGTAGATGCCGTGGTGGATTGCAGGCAGGATTATGGCTGGTTGCTATAG
- a CDS encoding TetR/AcrR family transcriptional regulator — translation MASQSEIKYNRLVEKAEMLFIQFGYKAVSVDEISEAAGISKMTIYKYFDSKETLFIEVMLLLMDRQYNLIEAKLNDISGTLEKINFMMNYSLEGAKDYSLALYKDIMNIPHITERLIAVKNEKNKVLFESMIREGMEKGEVKRGDVVFMADMIIMMIEAFGQRHFYKINNREDLEGLTKSLFDFLKYGLLGGGA, via the coding sequence ATGGCAAGTCAAAGTGAAATCAAATACAATCGACTAGTAGAGAAAGCTGAGATGCTGTTTATACAATTCGGATATAAGGCAGTATCAGTAGATGAAATTTCAGAAGCTGCGGGGATCAGCAAAATGACCATCTATAAATACTTTGATTCTAAGGAAACACTTTTTATAGAAGTCATGCTACTCTTGATGGATAGACAATATAATCTAATAGAAGCAAAGCTTAATGACATATCAGGAACCCTGGAAAAAATAAACTTTATGATGAATTACAGTCTGGAGGGAGCAAAAGATTATTCTCTTGCATTATACAAGGATATTATGAACATCCCTCATATTACAGAAAGACTGATAGCAGTGAAGAATGAAAAAAATAAAGTGTTATTTGAAAGTATGATTAGGGAAGGAATGGAAAAAGGAGAAGTTAAAAGAGGTGATGTTGTTTTTATGGCTGATATGATCATTATGATGATCGAAGCATTTGGCCAACGACATTTTTATAAAATAAATAATAGGGAAGATCTAGAGGGGTTGACCAAGAGTTTATTTGACTTTCTAAAATATGGCCTCTTAGGGGGAGGAGCGTAA
- a CDS encoding ABC transporter ATP-binding protein: protein MESNVLMKVENVNKIYEMGEVKVAAVKEIDLELYQGEFVVILGPSGSGKSTLLNILGGMDLPTQGKVFMEGQEITDYNDRKLTNYRREKIGFVFQFYNLMANLTARENVELATEICKNALNIDEVLEAIGLGERKEHFPAQMSGGEQQRVAIARAVAKNPALLLCDEPTGALDFETGIKILSLLKKINQDYNKTVVIITHNMPIGEMADRVIKMRSGEIIEVKVNDNPIHPEGIEW, encoded by the coding sequence ATGGAAAGCAATGTGTTGATGAAGGTAGAAAATGTAAATAAGATTTATGAAATGGGTGAAGTCAAGGTAGCAGCAGTAAAGGAAATAGACCTTGAATTATATCAAGGGGAATTTGTGGTGATACTGGGTCCCAGTGGCTCGGGAAAAAGTACCTTGTTAAATATTTTAGGTGGGATGGACCTGCCAACCCAGGGAAAGGTCTTCATGGAAGGCCAAGAGATTACCGATTACAATGATCGAAAGCTAACCAACTATCGTAGAGAGAAAATTGGTTTTGTTTTTCAATTTTACAACCTGATGGCCAATTTAACCGCCAGGGAAAATGTAGAGCTGGCCACAGAAATCTGCAAAAATGCACTGAATATTGATGAGGTACTGGAGGCAATTGGATTAGGAGAGCGAAAGGAACATTTTCCAGCTCAAATGAGTGGTGGTGAGCAACAAAGGGTTGCAATTGCCAGGGCAGTGGCCAAGAACCCTGCTTTATTACTCTGTGATGAACCAACTGGGGCCCTAGATTTTGAGACAGGTATTAAAATACTATCCTTGTTGAAAAAGATTAATCAAGATTATAATAAAACAGTGGTGATTATTACCCATAACATGCCTATCGGGGAAATGGCAGATCGGGTCATTAAAATGCGAAGCGGTGAAATCATTGAAGTAAAGGTGAATGACAATCCAATCCATCCTGAAGGGATTGAGTGGTAA
- a CDS encoding ABC transporter permease: MKKLDVRLLRMIKNTKGQFISIVVVIILALTIYGSFNMMADNMGNTISHYYEITNFGDVFVEVVRIPRAAIDQLTTIEGVEVAQGRVTADVPLRVEDPNEKVNVRIVSLPREDYRINELYTIEGREMQEDVRTTVVLEQFSEARGIQLGDQITPYIAGREYPLEMIGIVGSPEYIYLMENQQSLLPTPERFGVIYVTEEFAQSVLGFQGSYNEVMIKIEDEHLDRIDSITDEIEDQLDRYGVRRTIKREDQLSNSMMMEEVSQLDQMATSVPLLFLVVAAVIINIMLSRIVKNDRMAIGVMKALGYGNFNIMGHYVKYALAIGLVGAVIGIIFSVFLSQAFTNLYIQFFNIPLLQMDVYYIYVLYGLILTSVFCIVSGLIGARSVLRILPADSMKPEAPKAGGRILLEKVKFIWNRISFSWKMVIRNILRNKKRGIFLVLGIALTFGITMLPIFMTSVWGNLFTIHYGEFQTMEYNVDFAHPMNDNAIRELQQIIDVDHIEPKIEIPFELRNGWRKQVVSVIAVPRDTRFYHFTSPSKQSINLDTRGMIITEGIARSLGAQIGDEILLKSFMPDQEDQLIRVSGITQQLLGSNGYMDIETMNDVLGERGIITGALIDSQDDVSLKLQDVKNISLVQSVEDMKNSFEEFMEMMIYSVSILMLFGGILGFAIVYNTTIISISERIMEFSSLRVLGFEKNEIYKMISRENAVMTVLGIAVGVPVGYGMCYGIVSAFETDLYKIPLIITPSSYVFAAMMTAFFVAIAQLATIRKIYKMNFIDALKNRIS, translated from the coding sequence ATGAAGAAGCTAGATGTAAGATTACTAAGAATGATCAAAAACACCAAGGGGCAGTTTATTTCCATTGTTGTGGTCATCATTTTAGCATTAACCATCTACGGGTCCTTCAATATGATGGCGGATAATATGGGAAATACCATCTCTCATTATTATGAAATCACAAATTTTGGGGATGTTTTTGTTGAAGTCGTACGAATACCAAGGGCGGCTATTGATCAACTGACCACCATTGAAGGAGTTGAGGTGGCCCAGGGGAGAGTCACTGCCGATGTTCCCTTGCGAGTTGAAGATCCCAATGAGAAAGTGAATGTTCGAATCGTATCCCTACCAAGGGAGGATTATCGGATTAATGAGCTTTATACAATAGAGGGAAGAGAAATGCAGGAGGATGTCAGAACAACAGTGGTACTGGAGCAATTTTCCGAGGCAAGGGGGATTCAGCTAGGAGATCAAATCACACCCTATATTGCAGGGCGAGAATATCCTCTAGAAATGATCGGTATTGTAGGGAGCCCAGAGTATATTTATTTAATGGAAAATCAACAGAGCCTACTGCCGACCCCTGAAAGATTTGGTGTTATCTATGTGACAGAGGAGTTTGCTCAATCGGTTTTGGGTTTTCAAGGAAGTTATAATGAAGTCATGATTAAAATAGAGGATGAGCACTTAGATCGAATTGATAGCATTACGGATGAAATTGAAGATCAATTGGATCGCTATGGTGTAAGGAGGACAATCAAAAGAGAAGACCAGCTCAGCAACTCAATGATGATGGAGGAAGTTTCACAATTAGACCAGATGGCGACTTCAGTGCCTTTATTATTTCTCGTGGTGGCAGCGGTGATTATTAATATCATGCTATCTAGAATTGTGAAAAATGATCGAATGGCCATTGGGGTGATGAAGGCCTTAGGATATGGCAATTTTAATATTATGGGACATTATGTCAAGTATGCATTGGCCATTGGACTGGTAGGAGCGGTCATCGGGATTATCTTTAGTGTATTTCTATCCCAGGCATTTACGAATCTTTATATTCAATTTTTTAATATTCCCCTACTACAGATGGATGTTTATTATATTTATGTTCTATATGGACTCATCCTCACCAGTGTCTTTTGTATTGTCTCAGGGTTGATAGGGGCCAGAAGTGTCTTGAGAATTCTACCTGCTGATTCAATGAAACCAGAAGCACCGAAGGCAGGAGGTCGAATCCTATTAGAAAAAGTCAAATTTATTTGGAACAGAATTTCCTTTAGCTGGAAAATGGTCATTAGAAACATATTGAGAAATAAAAAAAGAGGCATTTTTTTAGTACTGGGAATCGCCTTAACCTTCGGTATCACAATGCTACCGATATTTATGACAAGTGTTTGGGGAAACTTGTTCACCATACATTATGGAGAGTTCCAAACCATGGAATACAATGTTGACTTTGCCCATCCAATGAATGACAACGCCATTCGGGAACTACAGCAAATCATTGATGTAGATCATATCGAGCCCAAGATCGAGATTCCCTTTGAGCTGAGAAATGGATGGAGAAAGCAAGTTGTCAGTGTCATCGCAGTCCCAAGGGATACTAGATTTTATCATTTTACAAGTCCATCGAAACAGTCCATTAATCTAGATACCAGGGGAATGATTATAACGGAAGGCATTGCCAGAAGCCTTGGAGCCCAAATAGGTGATGAGATATTGCTTAAAAGCTTTATGCCTGACCAAGAGGATCAGTTGATTAGGGTAAGTGGGATCACCCAACAATTACTAGGGAGTAATGGGTACATGGATATTGAAACCATGAATGATGTACTAGGTGAGAGAGGCATAATCACTGGGGCCTTAATTGATTCACAGGATGATGTATCCTTGAAGCTTCAAGATGTTAAAAACATTAGTCTGGTACAATCCGTAGAGGACATGAAAAACAGCTTCGAAGAATTTATGGAGATGATGATTTATTCCGTGAGTATCCTAATGCTATTTGGAGGGATTTTAGGGTTCGCCATTGTTTATAACACAACAATTATTAGCATTAGCGAACGTATAATGGAGTTCTCTTCATTGAGGGTATTGGGATTTGAAAAAAATGAAATATATAAGATGATTAGTAGAGAGAACGCTGTCATGACGGTGCTTGGAATTGCCGTGGGTGTGCCAGTGGGATACGGGATGTGCTATGGGATTGTTTCTGCCTTTGAAACAGATCTGTATAAGATCCCACTCATTATTACACCAAGTAGCTATGTTTTTGCAGCCATGATGACGGCCTTCTTCGTGGCCATTGCGCAGCTGGCTACCATCAGAAAAATCTATAAAATGAATTTTATTGATGCATTAAAAAATAGAATTTCTTAA
- a CDS encoding efflux RND transporter periplasmic adaptor subunit encodes MKKKIIGAIIIVIVLGAAAFFMMNRGIVVEVEMAAVTQGNIAKYVEELGVVKTKNQASVYADTAGRVTDVLVKEGEQVNTGDVLVRLDSQQLSRQKRELEAQRLGIIAQYNEATQSIDEKEIEKLELEIEVIERRIKEAKRVVENNKRLYEAGAISYEEYNITVTSLEAEQSNLEGVQLDLELIKKPISENISAQYEAQLRQLDIQMEALESQSGDFVITAHMSGTVLMKAVEKGSYVQPGVPLLEIGDTEILYIESDLLIGDIANVEVGAPVIISNKDLRIIDLQGTVTKIHPQAFSSVSDLGIEQKRIKVDIEFEGSVAILRPGYDLDVNIIIESKENVLLIPENAIFQQAGRDFVFVNVNEQAILREIEKGIESQRRVEIVSGLQKGDQVIVSPSGELEEGVQIKSK; translated from the coding sequence ATGAAGAAAAAAATAATTGGTGCCATTATCATTGTGATTGTTTTGGGAGCAGCAGCATTTTTCATGATGAATCGAGGCATCGTTGTGGAAGTGGAGATGGCAGCTGTAACCCAAGGCAATATAGCAAAATATGTTGAAGAATTGGGCGTTGTCAAGACAAAAAATCAAGCAAGTGTTTATGCAGATACAGCCGGGCGTGTAACCGATGTATTGGTAAAAGAAGGGGAGCAAGTTAATACAGGGGATGTGTTGGTTAGATTGGATTCCCAGCAACTCTCCAGACAAAAAAGAGAACTAGAAGCTCAAAGGTTGGGGATCATTGCCCAATATAATGAAGCCACACAATCAATTGATGAAAAAGAAATTGAAAAGCTAGAGCTGGAGATAGAAGTCATTGAAAGAAGAATAAAAGAAGCAAAAAGAGTTGTGGAAAATAATAAGAGATTGTATGAAGCAGGGGCCATTAGCTATGAGGAATATAACATTACAGTTACAAGTCTTGAAGCTGAACAAAGTAATTTAGAGGGGGTACAGTTAGATTTAGAACTGATCAAAAAGCCTATTTCTGAAAATATCAGTGCTCAATATGAAGCCCAGCTACGCCAGCTTGATATCCAAATGGAAGCACTGGAAAGCCAAAGTGGAGATTTTGTCATCACAGCTCATATGAGTGGAACTGTACTGATGAAGGCTGTAGAAAAGGGCAGCTATGTACAACCAGGAGTCCCCCTACTAGAGATTGGCGATACAGAGATACTTTATATAGAAAGTGATCTTTTGATCGGAGATATTGCCAATGTTGAAGTGGGTGCACCGGTGATTATATCTAATAAAGATTTAAGGATTATTGATTTACAAGGAACCGTCACAAAAATTCACCCCCAAGCCTTCAGCAGTGTATCAGACCTAGGAATCGAACAGAAACGAATTAAGGTAGATATTGAATTTGAAGGATCTGTGGCTATTTTAAGACCAGGCTACGATCTGGATGTGAACATTATTATTGAAAGCAAGGAAAATGTGTTGCTTATACCAGAAAATGCGATATTTCAGCAGGCAGGAAGGGACTTTGTCTTTGTGAATGTTAATGAACAAGCAATACTCAGGGAAATTGAAAAGGGAATTGAGAGTCAAAGACGGGTAGAAATTGTCAGTGGATTACAAAAAGGTGATCAGGTGATCGTTTCACCTAGTGGCGAGTTAGAAGAGGGAGTCCAAATTAAATCAAAATAA
- a CDS encoding B12-binding domain-containing radical SAM protein has protein sequence MKVLLVRPARIKQAVTLGEFMYSEPIGLEMVYAMLENQHHVEIVDMMSEKITLEDKLKAFQPEVVGITSLCIDVFAVRALAEAVKKYDPSIITMVGGTQSFLNPEAFFTETIDHVMKYTNTENMTTLFGYLQRGEQPPIIHGICSGVNDFKTTDKCGMNQYVHPNRKATAKYRRQYSYFGYRPCAIMGTSQGCSKTCSFCLRWRIEGATERYLPMDFVKEEIRSIEEDNIMVFDNDFLHNGDRIEELCNFLQEEGIHKNFICYASVNSILSNKEVIKRFTKLGLSTVLVGYETFKEEELKKYQKKSSTDDNLNASQFLKEIGLDVWASFMIHPDWSVADFKEFRRYLKKLNPEISTFSPLTPFPNLPLYNEYKDRLLIQKEEYEKWSFGQVTINPSKMSLRKYYYEILKTILYVNLVRNNILYMISRFGITSILRLFKGSIKAFIKYIQLMMQ, from the coding sequence ATGAAAGTGCTTTTGGTAAGACCCGCTAGAATCAAACAAGCAGTGACCCTGGGAGAGTTTATGTATAGTGAGCCCATTGGACTTGAAATGGTATATGCCATGTTGGAGAATCAACATCATGTGGAGATTGTTGATATGATGTCAGAAAAAATTACATTGGAGGATAAATTAAAGGCGTTTCAACCAGAGGTAGTTGGGATTACATCCCTCTGTATAGATGTGTTTGCAGTCAGAGCCTTAGCAGAAGCTGTGAAAAAGTATGATCCTAGTATCATTACAATGGTTGGCGGAACTCAAAGCTTTCTTAATCCTGAAGCTTTTTTTACAGAGACAATCGATCATGTCATGAAATATACCAACACTGAAAATATGACAACATTGTTTGGTTATTTACAGAGAGGAGAACAACCTCCCATCATCCATGGAATCTGTAGTGGTGTGAATGATTTCAAAACCACAGATAAATGTGGAATGAACCAATATGTTCATCCCAATAGGAAGGCCACAGCTAAATACCGAAGACAATATTCTTATTTTGGATATAGGCCCTGTGCCATCATGGGAACATCCCAGGGCTGTTCCAAGACCTGTAGCTTTTGTTTAAGATGGAGAATAGAAGGGGCTACAGAAAGATATTTGCCCATGGATTTTGTAAAAGAAGAAATTCGAAGCATTGAAGAAGATAATATTATGGTTTTTGATAATGATTTTTTGCATAATGGGGATAGGATCGAAGAACTTTGCAATTTTTTACAAGAAGAGGGAATCCATAAGAATTTTATTTGCTATGCCAGTGTCAATAGTATTTTGAGCAATAAAGAAGTGATTAAGAGGTTTACAAAGCTAGGCTTAAGCACTGTATTAGTGGGTTATGAAACATTTAAGGAAGAGGAGCTAAAAAAATATCAAAAGAAATCAAGTACCGATGACAACCTAAATGCCAGTCAGTTTTTAAAAGAGATAGGACTAGATGTATGGGCATCCTTCATGATCCATCCCGATTGGAGTGTAGCGGATTTTAAGGAATTTAGAAGGTATTTAAAGAAGTTAAATCCTGAAATATCAACATTTTCTCCCCTGACACCCTTTCCCAATCTGCCTTTATACAATGAGTACAAGGATAGGCTTCTGATTCAGAAGGAAGAATATGAAAAGTGGAGCTTTGGACAAGTTACCATCAATCCTTCAAAAATGAGTCTAAGAAAATATTATTACGAGATATTAAAAACGATTCTATATGTAAATTTAGTCAGAAACAATATCCTATATATGATCAGTAGGTTTGGCATCACAAGCATTTTGAGACTTTTTAAAGGTTCGATCAAAGCATTTATAAAATATATACAGCTGATGATGCAGTAA